Proteins from a genomic interval of Kitasatospora herbaricolor:
- a CDS encoding glycerol-3-phosphate dehydrogenase/oxidase codes for MATIPTLGAERTAGHTASRAETRELLGKATYDLLVIGGGILGTAVAWTASQAGLKVAMVDAGDFAGATSSASSKLVHGGLRYLQTGAVKLVAENHKERRVLATDVAPHLVNPLTFFVPVYKGGPHGATKLGAGVFLYSALSAFRDGMGRVSTAAHAAQQVPALRTEGLRSVAVYGDHQMNDSRVAVMTVRAAVDAGAVVLNHAEVTGLRFTGSRVTGAELKDRLDGTEFGVSARLVLNATGPWVDHLRKMEDAGAAPSIRLSKGAHVVVKRRSPWRAALTIPIDKYRVSFAIPWEDHVLLGTTDEEYTGDPQDVRATEADIDQIMGEAGHAIRDEHLDRDLITYAFAGLRVLPGGPGDTSAAKRETVVTEGRGGMLSVAGGKWTTYRHIGRTVLEKLAHVPGTTLGEDMSPIANTVPLPGVGAPNAVAHRLLIDREPGSRMEPLVAKHLASHYGTLSFDIARMIDENPELGRPIHPDGPDVWAQVAYAADNEWAYTTDDVLRRRTTMTVRGLATPEIEQEVEAFLAKRGEK; via the coding sequence GGCAACCATCCCGACCCTGGGTGCCGAGCGCACCGCCGGCCACACCGCCTCCCGCGCCGAGACCCGCGAGCTGCTGGGCAAGGCGACCTACGACCTGCTGGTGATCGGGGGCGGCATCCTCGGCACCGCCGTGGCGTGGACCGCCTCCCAGGCGGGCCTCAAGGTCGCCATGGTCGACGCCGGCGACTTCGCCGGCGCCACCTCCAGCGCCTCCTCCAAGCTGGTCCACGGCGGCCTGCGCTACCTGCAGACCGGCGCGGTCAAGCTCGTCGCCGAGAACCACAAGGAGCGCCGGGTCCTCGCCACCGACGTGGCCCCGCACCTGGTCAACCCGCTGACCTTCTTCGTCCCCGTGTACAAGGGCGGCCCGCACGGCGCCACCAAGCTCGGCGCCGGCGTCTTCCTGTACTCCGCGCTGTCCGCCTTCCGTGACGGCATGGGCCGGGTCTCCACCGCCGCGCACGCCGCCCAGCAGGTGCCCGCGCTGCGCACCGAGGGCCTGCGCTCGGTCGCCGTCTACGGCGACCACCAGATGAACGACTCGCGGGTCGCCGTGATGACCGTCCGCGCGGCCGTCGACGCCGGCGCCGTGGTGCTCAACCACGCCGAGGTCACCGGCCTGCGCTTCACCGGCAGCCGGGTCACCGGCGCCGAGCTGAAGGACCGGCTGGACGGCACCGAGTTCGGTGTCAGCGCCCGCCTGGTGCTCAACGCCACCGGCCCCTGGGTCGACCACCTGCGCAAGATGGAGGACGCGGGCGCCGCGCCCAGCATCCGGCTCTCCAAGGGCGCGCACGTGGTGGTCAAGCGCCGCTCCCCGTGGCGCGCCGCGCTCACCATCCCGATCGACAAGTACCGCGTCTCCTTCGCCATCCCGTGGGAGGACCACGTCCTGCTCGGCACCACCGACGAGGAGTACACCGGTGACCCGCAGGACGTCCGCGCCACCGAGGCCGACATCGACCAGATCATGGGCGAGGCCGGTCACGCGATCCGCGACGAGCACCTCGACCGCGACCTGATCACCTACGCCTTCGCCGGCCTGCGGGTGCTCCCCGGCGGCCCCGGCGACACCTCCGCCGCCAAGCGCGAGACCGTGGTGACCGAGGGCCGGGGCGGCATGCTCTCGGTGGCCGGCGGCAAGTGGACCACCTACCGGCACATCGGCCGGACCGTGCTGGAGAAGCTCGCCCACGTCCCCGGCACCACCCTCGGCGAGGACATGTCGCCGATCGCCAACACCGTGCCGCTGCCGGGTGTCGGCGCCCCGAACGCGGTGGCGCACCGCCTGCTGATCGACCGCGAGCCCGGCTCCCGGATGGAGCCGCTGGTGGCCAAGCACCTGGCCAGCCACTACGGCACGCTCTCCTTCGACATCGCCCGCATGATCGACGAGAACCCCGAGCTGGGCCGGCCGATCCACCCGGACGGCCCGGACGTCTGGGCCCAGGTCGCGTACGCCGCCGACAACGAGTGGGCGTACACCACGGACGACGTGCTGCGCCGCCGCACCACGATGACCGTGCGCGGGCTGGCCACGCCGGAGATCGAGCAGGAGGTCGAGGCCTTCCTGGCGAAGCGCGGCGAGAAGTAG
- a CDS encoding MFS transporter, which produces MKALLPAVLREEPQFARLFAGQSLSVLGDRVSFVAVPFAVLAVGGSASDVGLVAAAALVPMLLFTLVGGVWADRFHRHRIMLASDLARFAVQGTAAVLLLAGAAGVPELALLMLLFGTADAFFMPASTGLLPLVVAPERLREANALRGLVQSAGLVVGPAVAGVLVALAGPGGALAFDALTFAASAAFLLRLRPREKAAPGGAGGTFLGELRAGWAQVRSRTWVWSGMAAMAVYHVVVLPSVFVLGPVIADHEWGGAASWSLVTAAFGLGAVVGDVCAYRLKPARPMALAAAALAVASCQALIIGSGGPVLLIAALEAVTGVGVSLFFVLWETSLQTHVPEDSLSRVSSYDHLLSAGLMPLGLVLAGPVSAALGLRPTLYAMTVLGVPAALALLCLPSVRQLPADRPVADDSGAPPAAHLPALADGAVHDRGHDVPA; this is translated from the coding sequence ATGAAGGCCCTGCTCCCCGCCGTCCTGCGCGAGGAACCGCAGTTCGCCCGCCTGTTCGCCGGGCAGTCGCTGTCCGTGCTGGGGGACCGGGTGTCCTTCGTCGCCGTGCCCTTCGCGGTGCTGGCCGTCGGCGGATCCGCCTCCGACGTCGGCCTGGTGGCGGCCGCGGCGCTCGTCCCCATGCTGCTCTTCACCCTGGTCGGCGGGGTGTGGGCGGACCGCTTCCACCGCCACCGGATCATGCTCGCCTCCGACCTGGCGCGGTTCGCCGTGCAGGGCACGGCAGCCGTGCTGCTGCTGGCCGGTGCCGCCGGGGTGCCGGAACTGGCTCTGCTGATGCTGCTGTTCGGCACGGCGGACGCCTTCTTCATGCCGGCCTCCACCGGGCTGCTCCCGCTGGTGGTGGCGCCCGAGCGGCTGCGCGAGGCCAACGCGCTGCGCGGACTGGTGCAGTCCGCGGGCCTGGTGGTGGGGCCGGCCGTGGCGGGCGTCCTGGTGGCGCTGGCCGGCCCGGGCGGCGCGCTGGCCTTCGACGCCCTGACCTTCGCGGCCAGTGCGGCCTTCCTGCTGCGGCTGCGGCCGCGGGAGAAGGCGGCTCCCGGCGGCGCGGGCGGTACCTTCCTCGGCGAACTGCGGGCCGGCTGGGCGCAGGTGCGGTCGCGGACCTGGGTCTGGTCCGGGATGGCGGCGATGGCGGTCTACCACGTGGTGGTCCTGCCCTCGGTGTTCGTCCTCGGGCCGGTCATCGCCGACCACGAGTGGGGCGGCGCCGCGAGCTGGTCCCTGGTGACGGCGGCGTTCGGCCTGGGCGCCGTCGTGGGCGACGTCTGCGCGTACCGCCTGAAACCGGCCCGCCCGATGGCGCTGGCGGCCGCCGCCCTGGCGGTGGCCTCCTGCCAGGCGCTGATCATCGGCTCCGGCGGCCCGGTCCTCCTGATCGCCGCTCTCGAAGCGGTCACCGGCGTGGGCGTGTCCCTCTTCTTCGTCCTCTGGGAGACCTCGCTGCAGACGCACGTCCCGGAGGACTCCCTCTCCCGGGTCAGCTCCTACGACCACCTGCTGTCGGCGGGTCTGATGCCGCTCGGCCTCGTCCTGGCCGGCCCGGTCTCCGCCGCCCTCGGGCTCCGGCCCACCCTGTACGCGATGACGGTGCTCGGCGTCCCCGCGGCCCTCGCGCTGCTCTGCCTCCCGTCCGTCCGGCAGCTCCCGGCGGACCGCCCGGTTGCCGACGATTCCGGGGCCCCACCCGCCGCCCACCTGCCCGCCCTCGCCGACGGCGCGGTCCACGATCGAGGCCATGACGTGCCGGCCTGA
- a CDS encoding GntP family permease — translation MSLSPTLLAAAPTALPHTSSDGRLLLAVLLSIGAVVLLITKLKLHPFLALTIGSGLLAVVAGAPFDKLLTSFSTGFGATVAGVGLLIGLGAMLGKLLADSGGANIIADTVLARTGRRALPWAMALIAAVLGLPLFFEVGVVLLIPIVLLVARRGNLPLMRVGIPALAGLSVLHGLVPPHPGPLVAVDALKADLGVTLALGLLIAVPTLIVAGPLFARVAERWVGPLSVPEAIAPSATEESEKREHTPSFGAVLVTILLPVILMLGKALVDVVIDDPKAMPQRIFDFIGSPLIALLAAVLLGMLTLGRAAGFTKARISSTVEKSLGPIAGIVFIVGAGGGFKQTLIDVGVGNAVSEWSSKWHISALLLGWLIAVLIRLATGSATVATITAAGIVAPLAAEMSTSHASLLVLAIGAGSLFFSHVNDAGFWLVKEYFGMSVGQTLKSWSVMETVISVVAIALIMPLSLVI, via the coding sequence GTGAGCCTGTCCCCCACCCTCCTCGCGGCCGCGCCGACGGCGCTCCCGCACACCAGCAGCGACGGCCGGCTGCTGCTGGCGGTGCTGCTCAGCATCGGCGCCGTCGTGCTGCTGATCACCAAGCTGAAGCTGCACCCCTTCCTGGCCCTCACGATCGGCTCCGGCCTGCTCGCGGTGGTGGCCGGCGCCCCCTTCGACAAGCTGCTGACCAGCTTCTCCACCGGCTTCGGCGCGACCGTCGCCGGCGTCGGCCTGCTGATCGGCCTCGGCGCGATGCTCGGCAAGCTGCTGGCGGACTCCGGCGGGGCGAACATCATCGCCGACACCGTCCTCGCCCGCACCGGCCGCAGGGCCCTGCCGTGGGCGATGGCCCTGATCGCGGCCGTGCTCGGCCTGCCGCTGTTCTTCGAGGTCGGCGTGGTGCTGCTGATCCCGATCGTGCTGCTGGTGGCCCGTCGCGGCAACCTGCCGCTGATGCGGGTGGGCATCCCGGCGCTCGCCGGCCTGTCGGTGCTGCACGGCCTGGTGCCGCCGCACCCCGGCCCGCTGGTGGCCGTCGACGCGCTGAAGGCGGACCTCGGCGTCACGCTGGCCCTCGGCCTGCTGATCGCCGTCCCCACCCTGATCGTCGCCGGACCGCTGTTCGCCCGGGTCGCCGAGCGCTGGGTCGGCCCGCTCAGCGTCCCCGAGGCGATCGCCCCGTCCGCGACCGAGGAGAGCGAGAAGCGGGAGCACACCCCGAGCTTCGGGGCCGTCCTGGTGACGATCCTGCTCCCGGTCATCCTGATGCTCGGCAAGGCCCTGGTCGACGTGGTGATCGACGACCCCAAGGCGATGCCCCAGCGGATCTTCGACTTCATCGGCTCGCCGCTGATCGCCCTGCTCGCCGCCGTCCTGCTCGGCATGCTGACGCTCGGCCGGGCGGCCGGCTTCACCAAGGCCCGGATCTCGTCCACCGTCGAGAAGTCGCTCGGCCCGATCGCCGGCATCGTCTTCATCGTCGGCGCCGGCGGCGGCTTCAAGCAGACCCTGATCGACGTCGGGGTCGGCAACGCCGTCAGCGAGTGGTCGAGCAAGTGGCACATCTCGGCCCTGCTGCTGGGCTGGCTGATCGCCGTCCTGATCCGGCTGGCCACCGGCTCGGCGACCGTCGCCACCATCACGGCCGCCGGCATCGTCGCCCCGCTGGCGGCCGAGATGTCGACCAGCCACGCCTCGCTGCTGGTACTGGCGATCGGCGCCGGTTCGCTGTTCTTCTCGCACGTCAACGACGCCGGCTTCTGGCTGGTCAAGGAGTACTTCGGGATGAGCGTCGGCCAGACGCTGAAGTCCTGGTCGGTGATGGAGACCGTGATCTCGGTCGTCGCGATCGCGCTGATCATGCCGCTCAGCCTGGTGATCTAG
- a CDS encoding gluconokinase gives MALSVENQPPTVVVMGVSGVGKTTVARLLAERLALPYAEADDFHPPANIAKMSAGTPLDDQDRAPWLRALGGWLGERAEAGTGGVVTCSALKRHYRDILRASCPGAYFLHLSGGHELVEDRLAHRTGHFMPASLLGSQYAALEPLQDDERGAVLDVGPAPEELVEMAVELLRPVNGDLA, from the coding sequence ATGGCTCTCAGCGTCGAGAACCAGCCCCCCACCGTCGTGGTGATGGGCGTCTCGGGCGTCGGCAAGACCACCGTCGCCCGCCTGCTGGCCGAACGCCTCGCGCTGCCGTACGCCGAGGCGGACGACTTCCACCCGCCCGCCAACATCGCCAAGATGTCGGCCGGCACCCCCCTGGACGACCAGGACCGGGCCCCGTGGCTCCGGGCCCTGGGCGGCTGGCTCGGCGAACGCGCCGAGGCCGGCACCGGGGGAGTGGTGACCTGTTCGGCGTTGAAGCGGCACTACCGCGACATCCTGCGCGCGAGCTGCCCGGGTGCCTACTTCCTGCACCTCAGCGGTGGTCACGAGCTGGTCGAGGACCGGCTCGCCCACCGCACCGGTCACTTCATGCCGGCGTCCCTGCTCGGATCCCAGTACGCCGCCCTGGAGCCCCTCCAGGACGACGAGCGCGGCGCCGTCCTGGACGTCGGTCCTGCCCCCGAAGAACTCGTCGAGATGGCCGTGGAGCTCCTGCGGCCCGTCAATGGAGACCTCGCGTGA
- a CDS encoding FadR/GntR family transcriptional regulator — protein MDIQGLPGRLLADLGPAIASGEIPEGAVLRGEELEERFGVSRTVVREAIRILESMRMVESRRRVGITVQPKSDWDVFDPLVIRWRLAGTDRPAQLRSLGSLRVAVEPAAAALAAAHATDDDCRALSALAVELTVTARAADLETFLRHDIAFHATVLKASGNEMFAHLGDTVGAVLTGRTEYHLMPHQPESYAIRLHREVAEAICAGDPERAERAMRTIVTGALEELDKQLT, from the coding sequence ATGGACATCCAGGGCCTGCCCGGCCGACTCCTCGCCGATCTGGGACCGGCCATCGCCTCCGGTGAGATCCCCGAGGGCGCCGTCCTGCGGGGCGAGGAACTGGAGGAGCGGTTCGGGGTGTCCCGGACGGTGGTCCGCGAGGCGATCCGGATCCTGGAGTCGATGCGGATGGTGGAGTCGCGCCGGCGGGTGGGGATCACGGTGCAGCCCAAGTCGGACTGGGACGTCTTCGACCCGCTGGTGATCCGCTGGCGGCTGGCCGGCACGGACCGCCCGGCGCAACTGCGCTCGCTCGGCTCGCTGCGGGTGGCGGTGGAGCCCGCGGCGGCGGCCCTGGCGGCCGCCCACGCCACCGACGACGACTGCCGCGCGCTCAGCGCGCTCGCCGTCGAACTGACCGTCACCGCGCGGGCCGCGGACCTGGAGACGTTCCTGCGGCACGACATCGCGTTCCACGCGACCGTCCTGAAGGCCTCCGGCAACGAGATGTTCGCGCACCTGGGCGACACCGTCGGCGCGGTGCTGACCGGGCGGACGGAGTACCATCTGATGCCGCATCAGCCCGAGTCGTACGCGATCAGGCTGCACCGCGAGGTGGCGGAGGCGATCTGCGCCGGGGATCCGGAGCGCGCGGAGCGGGCGATGCGGACGATCGTGACCGGGGCGCTGGAGGAGCTGGACAAGCAGCTGACCTGA
- a CDS encoding NADH:flavin oxidoreductase/NADH oxidase — MSALFEPITLRSLTVPNRVWMAPMCTYSAQPTGPEAGVATDFHLTHLASRAAGGAGLVMVEATAISPEGRISPYDLGLWNERQQESLARIAAQIEQFGAVPAIQLGHAGRKASTDRPWLGGAPVPAEENGWRPSGPSTVPFGSNPQPLELTVEEIRGIVRAFVAAAERALAAGFKAVEIHGAHGYLIHAFLSPVANHRTDEYGGSFANRTRFALEVATAVRAVWPEGLPLLFRVSATDWLDGQESWTPEDTVLLAKQLKDVGVDLIDVSTGGTAKDAVIPVAPGFQVPFAEQVRAATGLPTAAVGLITEPEQAERIVAEGQADAVLLGRELLRNPYWAQQAARALGAERRWPVQYGYAVGSRG; from the coding sequence GTGTCCGCCCTGTTCGAGCCGATCACCCTGCGTTCGCTCACCGTGCCCAACCGGGTCTGGATGGCGCCGATGTGCACCTACTCGGCGCAGCCGACCGGCCCGGAGGCCGGCGTGGCGACCGACTTCCACCTGACCCACCTCGCCTCCCGTGCCGCCGGCGGCGCCGGCCTGGTGATGGTCGAGGCGACGGCGATCAGCCCCGAGGGGCGGATCTCCCCCTACGACCTGGGCCTGTGGAACGAGCGCCAGCAGGAGAGCCTGGCCCGGATCGCCGCCCAGATCGAGCAGTTCGGCGCCGTCCCGGCGATCCAGCTCGGCCACGCCGGCCGCAAGGCCTCCACCGACCGGCCCTGGCTCGGCGGCGCACCCGTCCCGGCGGAGGAGAACGGCTGGCGGCCGAGCGGCCCGTCCACCGTCCCCTTCGGCTCCAACCCGCAGCCGCTGGAGCTCACCGTCGAAGAGATCCGGGGCATCGTGCGCGCCTTCGTGGCGGCCGCCGAGCGCGCGCTGGCGGCGGGCTTCAAGGCGGTCGAGATCCACGGCGCCCACGGCTACCTGATCCACGCCTTCCTCTCCCCGGTCGCCAACCACCGGACCGACGAGTACGGCGGCTCCTTCGCCAACCGCACCCGCTTCGCGCTGGAGGTGGCCACCGCCGTCCGCGCGGTCTGGCCCGAGGGCCTGCCGCTGCTCTTCCGGGTCTCGGCCACCGACTGGCTGGACGGCCAGGAGAGCTGGACGCCCGAGGACACCGTGCTGCTGGCCAAGCAGCTCAAGGACGTCGGCGTCGACCTGATCGACGTCTCCACCGGCGGCACCGCGAAGGACGCCGTCATCCCGGTCGCCCCCGGGTTCCAGGTGCCGTTCGCCGAGCAGGTCCGCGCGGCCACCGGTCTGCCCACCGCCGCGGTCGGCCTGATCACGGAGCCCGAGCAGGCCGAGCGGATCGTCGCGGAGGGCCAGGCGGACGCCGTCCTGCTGGGCCGCGAGCTGCTCCGCAACCCCTACTGGGCGCAGCAGGCCGCCCGTGCGCTGGGCGCCGAACGCCGCTGGCCCGTGCAGTACGGCTACGCGGTGGGCAGCCGGGGCTGA
- a CDS encoding ArsR/SmtB family transcription factor, translated as MTGGTERPSDDRTAPAPQAATAVAPAPAEGPAPALPAPALPEPAPTEIRLEAVLHALADPVRLRIVRDLADGHSEMSCIAFNLPVTKSTSTHHFRVLREAGVIRQHRRGTARMSTLRREDLAALFPGLLDSVLAAVGRQPVGHPPA; from the coding sequence ATGACCGGAGGAACCGAGCGGCCGAGCGACGACCGAACCGCCCCCGCACCGCAGGCCGCGACCGCCGTCGCCCCGGCGCCGGCGGAGGGGCCCGCCCCCGCGCTGCCCGCCCCCGCACTGCCCGAGCCTGCCCCCACCGAGATCAGGCTGGAGGCCGTCCTGCACGCCCTCGCCGATCCGGTCCGGCTGCGGATCGTCCGCGACCTGGCCGACGGCCACAGCGAGATGTCCTGCATCGCCTTCAACCTGCCGGTCACCAAGTCCACCAGTACCCACCACTTCCGGGTGCTGCGCGAGGCCGGGGTGATCCGCCAGCACCGGCGCGGGACCGCCCGGATGAGCACCCTGCGGCGGGAGGACCTGGCCGCGCTCTTCCCCGGGCTGCTGGACAGTGTGCTGGCCGCGGTCGGCCGGCAGCCGGTGGGCCACCCGCCGGCCTGA
- a CDS encoding metallophosphoesterase, whose translation MLTIAHLSDIHIGQEQAGRLGRRDGGARALVRAERVMEYLNGLPGPLDAVLVTGDIADHGTPAEYEKAAKLLVSPHPVLTCPGNHDRRAAFRRGLLGPAAGDGQDGEDGQGSQDPDRPVNQVRRLPGVTFLLCDSSIPGRDDGLLDDGTLDWLDRTLGEGPQDEPALVAFHHPPVALHLPWVDRIRQHGEERLAEVLSRNPRVAALLCGHAHTGAATTFAGLPLLVAPGVVSTVTLPCEGGPGIAFDQPPVIAFHVLDDTGRLTTHYRVVV comes from the coding sequence ATGCTGACCATCGCTCACCTCAGCGACATCCACATCGGCCAGGAGCAGGCGGGGCGGCTCGGCCGCCGGGACGGCGGAGCCAGGGCGCTCGTCCGGGCCGAGCGCGTGATGGAGTACCTGAACGGTCTGCCGGGGCCGCTGGACGCCGTCCTGGTGACCGGCGACATCGCCGACCACGGCACCCCGGCCGAGTACGAGAAGGCGGCGAAGCTGCTGGTCTCGCCGCACCCGGTGCTGACCTGCCCCGGCAACCACGACCGGCGGGCCGCCTTCCGGCGGGGGCTGCTCGGCCCGGCGGCCGGCGACGGCCAGGACGGCGAGGACGGCCAGGGCAGCCAGGACCCGGACCGGCCGGTCAACCAGGTCCGCCGGCTCCCCGGCGTGACCTTCCTGCTCTGCGACTCGTCCATCCCCGGCCGGGACGACGGCCTGCTGGACGACGGGACCCTCGACTGGCTGGACCGGACGCTGGGCGAGGGCCCGCAGGACGAGCCGGCCCTGGTGGCCTTCCACCACCCGCCGGTGGCGCTGCACCTGCCGTGGGTGGACCGGATCCGGCAGCACGGCGAGGAGCGGCTGGCGGAGGTGCTGTCCCGCAATCCGCGGGTCGCCGCGCTGCTCTGCGGGCACGCCCACACCGGGGCCGCGACCACCTTCGCCGGCCTGCCGCTGCTGGTGGCACCGGGCGTCGTCTCCACGGTGACGCTGCCCTGCGAGGGCGGCCCCGGGATCGCCTTCGACCAGCCGCCGGTGATCGCCTTCCATGTGCTGGACGACACGGGCCGGCTGACCACCCATTACCGCGTGGTGGTCTGA
- a CDS encoding pyridoxal-phosphate dependent enzyme, whose amino-acid sequence MAVYESVVDAIGGTPLFRLARSGAGIAAPVYAKAEFLNIGGSVKDRAALSMIEAAERDGLLRPGGTIVEATSGNTGIGLAIVGRGRGYRVIAGVSDRSAREKSDILRAYGAEVVTAPTALPIEHPDHLFNVVRRLTEEIPGAWLANQYDNPANPDAHVRTTGPEVWEQTGGRVTHFVAGVGTGGTISGTGAYLKEVSGGAVTVVGADPEASVYGGGDGSPYFVESIGHFVHPGTAEDRWPESYRREVVDRFERIPDRESLLTARRLAREEGLLVGPSSGTAVAAALRLARELGPEDLVVVLLPDSGRSYLSKVFSDDWLRRWGFLEEPQDDGPTVRAALAAAPDPSGRRLVTVPSDASLAEALVLLRGAPGGVAPVVTARPARPYGISATEVLGSLSARTVGRAIAEGRALPADPAGDRLDPALPTVGVGESVAAASAVLGAGHEAAVVLLDGRAVGLVHRSELAGSGSGRPAHDAPADGRPAAGEPVSSTSGPS is encoded by the coding sequence GTGGCGGTCTACGAGTCGGTGGTCGACGCGATCGGCGGGACGCCGCTGTTCCGGCTGGCCCGGTCGGGGGCCGGGATCGCCGCGCCGGTGTACGCCAAGGCGGAGTTCCTGAACATCGGCGGGAGCGTGAAGGACCGCGCCGCGCTGTCGATGATCGAGGCGGCCGAGCGGGACGGCCTGCTCCGCCCCGGGGGGACGATCGTCGAGGCGACCTCCGGCAACACCGGGATCGGGCTGGCGATCGTCGGCCGCGGGCGCGGCTACCGGGTGATCGCCGGGGTGTCCGACCGGTCGGCGCGGGAGAAGTCCGACATCCTGCGGGCCTACGGCGCGGAGGTGGTGACCGCCCCGACGGCGCTGCCGATCGAGCACCCGGACCACCTGTTCAACGTGGTGCGGCGGCTCACCGAGGAGATTCCCGGCGCCTGGCTGGCCAACCAGTACGACAATCCGGCCAATCCTGACGCCCATGTGCGGACCACCGGCCCGGAGGTCTGGGAGCAGACCGGCGGGCGGGTGACGCACTTCGTGGCCGGCGTCGGCACCGGCGGCACGATCAGCGGCACCGGGGCCTACCTGAAGGAGGTCTCCGGCGGGGCCGTCACGGTGGTCGGGGCGGACCCGGAGGCCTCGGTGTACGGCGGCGGGGACGGCAGCCCCTACTTCGTGGAGAGCATCGGCCACTTCGTCCACCCCGGGACGGCGGAGGACCGCTGGCCGGAGTCCTACCGGCGCGAGGTGGTGGACCGCTTCGAGCGGATCCCGGACCGGGAGTCGCTGCTCACCGCCCGGCGGCTGGCCCGCGAGGAGGGGCTGCTGGTCGGCCCCTCCTCGGGCACGGCGGTGGCGGCCGCGCTGCGGCTGGCGCGCGAACTGGGCCCGGAGGACCTGGTCGTGGTGCTCCTGCCCGACTCCGGGCGCTCGTACCTGTCGAAGGTGTTCAGCGACGACTGGCTGCGCCGGTGGGGCTTCCTGGAGGAGCCGCAGGACGACGGGCCGACCGTCCGCGCCGCGCTCGCCGCCGCGCCGGACCCGTCCGGCCGCCGGCTGGTCACCGTACCGTCCGACGCCTCGCTGGCCGAGGCGCTGGTCCTGCTGCGCGGGGCCCCGGGCGGGGTCGCGCCGGTGGTCACGGCCCGGCCGGCCAGGCCGTACGGGATCAGCGCCACCGAGGTGCTGGGGTCGCTCTCCGCGCGGACGGTCGGGCGGGCGATCGCCGAAGGCCGGGCGCTCCCGGCGGACCCGGCCGGCGACCGGCTCGACCCGGCCCTGCCGACGGTGGGTGTCGGCGAGTCCGTGGCGGCCGCCTCGGCGGTGCTGGGCGCCGGGCACGAGGCCGCGGTGGTACTGCTGGACGGGCGGGCCGTCGGCCTGGTCCACCGCTCGGAGCTGGCCGGGTCAGGCTCCGGGAGGCCGGCGCACGACGCGCCCGCCGACGGGAGGCCGGCTGCCGGGGAGCCCGTCAGCAGTACGTCCGGGCCTTCTTGA
- a CDS encoding IPT/TIG domain-containing protein — protein MIIKLAKAGLAAALALTSLSAAGATTASAAGPVQGPDLAVSQSGNYPIFPIDNTNMSVTWKSAGTADVTGATHLTVELPPGVTTDGALMYSVPPDYTFTQTVSADRRRLEATFEGTRRPGRSDFMKLQLGTHGTVRPSGTIRVTASNRDDADLSDNVTSYAIGVGPIASATPAAPAVTAIDTTTGPAAGGAAVTVTGTALDNGFVLFGDRPATGSCTSTSCTVTAPAGAGSLPVTVVTPGGHADAPALFGYLGTPPVPAAPVVTSIGTATGGPAAGGTNLTVFGTGLTYGTVAFGGVPATHVSCGPTACTAVSPAGTGTVDVTVTTPGGTSTPVTADRFTYTA, from the coding sequence ATGATCATCAAACTGGCAAAGGCAGGTCTCGCCGCGGCGCTGGCCCTCACCTCCCTCAGCGCCGCCGGAGCCACCACCGCCTCGGCCGCGGGCCCCGTGCAGGGCCCCGACCTGGCGGTCTCCCAGAGCGGCAACTACCCGATCTTCCCGATCGACAACACCAACATGAGCGTCACCTGGAAGTCCGCGGGCACCGCGGACGTCACCGGCGCCACCCACCTGACGGTCGAGCTGCCGCCCGGGGTGACCACCGACGGCGCGCTGATGTACTCGGTCCCGCCGGACTACACCTTCACCCAGACCGTCTCGGCGGACCGGCGCCGGCTGGAGGCCACCTTCGAGGGCACCCGCCGGCCCGGGCGCAGCGACTTCATGAAGCTGCAACTGGGCACCCACGGCACCGTCCGCCCGTCCGGGACGATCAGGGTGACGGCCTCCAACCGGGACGACGCCGACCTGTCCGACAACGTCACCAGCTACGCGATCGGCGTCGGTCCGATCGCCTCGGCGACCCCGGCGGCACCGGCCGTGACCGCGATCGACACCACCACCGGACCAGCCGCCGGCGGCGCCGCCGTGACGGTCACCGGGACGGCGCTCGACAACGGCTTCGTGCTCTTCGGCGACCGCCCCGCCACGGGGAGCTGCACCAGCACCTCGTGCACCGTGACGGCGCCGGCCGGCGCGGGCAGCCTGCCGGTCACCGTGGTCACGCCGGGCGGCCACGCCGACGCGCCCGCCCTCTTCGGCTACCTCGGCACGCCGCCCGTCCCGGCCGCGCCGGTGGTGACCTCGATCGGCACCGCGACCGGCGGCCCGGCCGCCGGCGGCACCAACCTCACCGTCTTCGGCACCGGCCTGACCTACGGCACGGTGGCGTTCGGCGGCGTACCGGCGACCCACGTCTCCTGCGGCCCGACCGCCTGCACCGCCGTCTCCCCCGCCGGCACCGGCACGGTGGACGTGACGGTGACGACGCCCGGCGGCACCAGCACGCCGGTCACCGCCGACCGGTTCACGTACACCGCCTGA